The following coding sequences are from one Sciurus carolinensis chromosome 11, mSciCar1.2, whole genome shotgun sequence window:
- the LOC124959561 gene encoding olfactory receptor 51V1-like, with translation MSTLSDSHINSSSFVLTGVPGLEVYSLWLAIPFSSIYAMVFLGNCMILHVIRTEPSLHQPMFYFLAMLAFTDLCMGLSTVHTVLGVLWGFMQKISLDFCIAQSYFIHGLSLMESSVLLAMAFDRYIAICNPLRYSSILTNDKIMKIGVAISCRSSLLIPPVIIRLKFLSYCRPHVLSHSFCLHQDLLRLACSDIRFNSIYALFLVIMNLLLDAVLIIISYIMILHTVLAIASREERMKSLQTCVSHICAVLVFYIPIIGLTMVHRFGKHLSPLVHVLMGNVYILFPPLMNPIIYSIKTQQIRRRVQRLFSLDKQSKS, from the coding sequence ATGTCCACTCTCTCTGACTCCCACATCAACAGTTCCTCATTTGTTCTCACTGGGGTTCCTGGCCTAGAAGTTTACTCCCTCTGGCTCGCCATCCCTTTCTCCTCCATCTATGCCATGGTGTTCCTGGGAAACTGCATGATCCTCCATGTGATCCGAACTGAGCCAAGCTTGCACCAGCCCATGTTCTACTTCCTGGCCATGCTGGCCTTCACTGACCTGTGCATGGGACTGTCCACTGTGCACACGGTGCTGGGAGTTCTGTGGGGGTTCATGCAAAAGATCAGCCTGGATTTCTGCATTGCCCAGTCCTATTTCATCCATGGTCTGTCCCTCATGGAATCCTCTGTCCTCTTGGCCATGGCCTTTGACAGGTACATTGCCATTTGCAACCCTCTACGCTATTCCTCCATCCTAACTAATGACAAAATCATGAAAATTGGAGTGGCAATCTCATGTAGGAGTTCTTTACTTATTCCACCAGTCATCATCCGCCTGAAGTTCTTAAGTTACTGTCGTCCTCACgtcctctctcactctttctgccTGCACCAAGACTTACTTCGATTGGCCTGTTCAGACATCCGCTTTAATAGTATCTATGCTCTATTTCTGGTGATCATGAACTTGCTGTTGGATGCTGTGCTCATAATAATCTCCTACATCATGATCTTGCACACGGTTTTAGCCATTGCATCCCGGGAAGAGAGGATGAAGTCCTTGCAGACTTGTGTGTCTCACATCTGTGCTGTTTTGGTTTTCTACATCCCAATCATTGGTCTGACCATGGTTCATCGCTTTGGGAAACACCTCTCTCCACTGGTTCATGTCCTCATGGGCAATGTCTATATCCTTTTCCCACCTTTGATGAACCCCATTATCTACAGTATCAAGACCCAGCAGATACGAAGGAGAGTCCAGAGGTTATTCTCCTTAGACAAGCAGTCTAAGTCTTGA
- the LOC124995340 gene encoding olfactory receptor 51V1-like → MSTLSDSHINSSSFVLTGVPGLEVYSLWLAIPFSSIYAMVFLGNCMILHVIRTEPSLHQPMFYFLAMLAFTDLCMWLSTVHTVLGVLWGFIQKINLDVCIAQSYFIHGLSFMESSVLLAMAFDRYIAICNPLRYSSILTNDKIMKIGVAISCRSSLLIPPVIIRLKFLSYCRPHVLSHSFCLHQDLLRLACSDIRFNSIYALFLVIMNLLLDAVLIIISYIMILHTVLAIASREERMKSLQTCVSHICAVLVFYIPIIGLTMVHRFGKHLSPLVHVLMGNVYILFPPLMNPIIYSIKTQQIRRRVQKLFSLKVV, encoded by the coding sequence ATGTCCACTCTCTCTGACTCCCACATCAACAGTTCCTCATTTGTTCTCACTGGGGTTCCTGGCCTAGAAGTTTACTCCCTCTGGCTCGCCATCCCTTTCTCCTCCATCTATGCCATGGTGTTCCTGGGAAACTGCATGATCCTCCATGTGATCCGAACTGAGCCAAGCTTGCACCAGCCCATGTTCTACTTCTTGGCCATGCTGGCCTTCACTGACCTGTGCATGTGGCTGTCCACTGTGCACACGGTGCTGGGAGTTCTGTGGGGGTTCATTCAAAAGATCAACCTGGATGTCTGCATTGCCCAGTCCTATTTCATCCATGGTCTGTCCTTCATGGAGTCCTCTGTCCTGTTGGCCATGGCCTTTGACAGGTACATTGCCATTTGCAACCCTCTACGCTATTCCTCCATCCTAACTAATGACAAAATCATGAAAATTGGAGTGGCAATCTCATGTAGGAGTTCTTTACTTATTCCACCAGTCATCATCCGCCTGAAGTTCTTAAGTTACTGTCGTCCTCACgtcctctctcactctttctgccTGCACCAAGACTTACTTCGATTGGCCTGTTCAGACATCCGCTTCAACAGTATCTATGCTCTATTTCTGGTGATCATGAACTTGCTGTTGGATGCTGTGCTCATAATAATCTCCTACATCATGATCTTGCACACGGTTTTAGCCATTGCATCCCGGGAAGAGAGGATGAAGTCCTTGCAGACTTGTGTGTCTCACATCTGTGCTGTTTTGGTTTTCTACATCCCAATCATTGGTCTGACCATGGTTCATCGCTTTGGGAAACACCTCTCTCCACTGGTTCATGTCCTCATGGGCAATGTCTATATCCTTTTCCCACCTTTGATGAACCCCATTATCTACAGTATCAAGACCCAGCAGATACGAAGGAGAGTCCAGAAGTTGTTCTCCTTGAAAGTAGTCTAA